A single region of the Mannheimia bovis genome encodes:
- a CDS encoding OmpA family protein — protein sequence MTSDYAKVESIALVGHTDRLGSEHYNYKLGLRRAETVKAYLENAGIDAQISTASAGKNQPMTTDCVGEKATKSLIACLQPDRRVTVEIKGIKKPSL from the coding sequence ATAACTAGTGATTATGCCAAGGTAGAAAGTATAGCGTTAGTAGGACATACAGACCGATTAGGCAGTGAGCATTACAATTATAAGTTAGGTTTACGCCGAGCGGAAACGGTAAAAGCATATTTAGAAAATGCAGGCATTGATGCTCAAATCAGCACTGCAAGTGCAGGTAAAAATCAACCTATGACAACAGACTGTGTAGGAGAAAAAGCAACGAAATCCCTTATTGCTTGCTTACAACCAGATCGCCGAGTAACGGTAGAAATTAAAGGCATTAAAAAGCCATCTTTGTAG
- the glmU gene encoding bifunctional UDP-N-acetylglucosamine diphosphorylase/glucosamine-1-phosphate N-acetyltransferase GlmU — MTQLSVVILAAGKGTRMYSDLPKVLHPVAGKPMVKHVIDTAKQLDAKQIHLIYGHGADLLKACLSEEPVNWVFQAEQLGTGHAMQQAAPFFEDNENIVMLYGDAPLITKATLERLIAAKPENGIALLTVELENPTGYGRILRENGSVVAIVEQKDANEEQLKIREVNTGVMVASGSSFKKWLQNLNNNNAQGEYYITDVIAMANQDGFKVQAVQATEFMEVEGANNRLQLAALERFYQKREAEKLLLAGVTIIDPTRFDIRGTVSHGKDVSIDVNVILEGEIKLGNNVKIGAGCILKNCEIGDNVEIKPYSVLEDSVVGAKSAIGPFSRLRPGAELAEETHIGNFVEIKKATIGKGSKVNHLTYVGDAEVGKDCNIGAGVITCNYDGANKFKTIIGDNVFVGSDSQLVAPVTIASGSTIGAGATVTKDVGENELVISRVPQRHIQGWQRPTKKK, encoded by the coding sequence ATGACTCAACTGAGCGTTGTAATTTTAGCTGCCGGCAAAGGCACTCGTATGTATTCAGATTTGCCAAAAGTGCTACACCCGGTGGCAGGCAAACCGATGGTAAAACACGTTATTGATACGGCAAAACAGCTAGATGCCAAACAAATTCACTTAATTTACGGACACGGTGCAGATTTACTCAAAGCATGTTTAAGCGAAGAACCTGTAAACTGGGTATTCCAAGCGGAACAATTAGGCACAGGACACGCAATGCAACAAGCAGCTCCATTTTTTGAAGATAATGAAAATATCGTGATGCTGTATGGCGATGCACCATTAATTACCAAAGCAACCCTTGAGCGTTTAATCGCCGCTAAGCCTGAAAACGGCATTGCATTATTGACCGTTGAATTGGAAAACCCAACAGGCTACGGTCGTATTCTTCGCGAAAACGGCTCAGTAGTGGCGATTGTTGAGCAAAAAGATGCCAACGAAGAGCAGCTAAAAATTCGTGAAGTGAACACCGGTGTAATGGTAGCAAGCGGTTCAAGTTTCAAAAAATGGCTACAAAACCTCAATAATAACAATGCACAAGGCGAATACTACATTACCGATGTAATCGCAATGGCAAACCAAGACGGTTTCAAAGTGCAAGCGGTTCAAGCCACCGAATTTATGGAAGTGGAAGGGGCAAATAACCGTTTACAACTTGCCGCATTAGAACGTTTCTACCAAAAACGTGAGGCAGAAAAATTATTGTTAGCAGGTGTGACTATTATCGACCCAACCCGCTTTGATATTCGTGGTACAGTTTCCCACGGCAAAGATGTGTCTATTGATGTAAACGTGATTTTAGAAGGTGAAATCAAGCTAGGTAACAATGTGAAAATTGGAGCTGGCTGTATACTGAAAAACTGTGAAATTGGAGACAATGTCGAAATAAAACCTTACTCGGTACTTGAAGATTCGGTTGTCGGTGCGAAATCGGCTATCGGTCCGTTCTCTCGCTTACGTCCGGGTGCGGAGTTAGCGGAAGAAACCCATATCGGTAACTTCGTTGAAATCAAAAAAGCGACCATCGGCAAAGGTTCTAAAGTGAATCACTTAACCTATGTAGGCGATGCGGAAGTTGGTAAAGATTGTAACATCGGTGCAGGCGTGATCACTTGTAACTACGATGGTGCAAACAAATTCAAGACCATTATCGGCGATAATGTATTTGTTGGCTCAGACAGCCAATTAGTTGCCCCTGTTACGATTGCCAGCGGCTCAACCATTGGTGCAGGTGCTACAGTAACAAAAGATGTGGGTGAAAATGAGCTAGTTATCAGCCGAGTGCCACAACGCCATATCCAAGGCTGGCAACGCCCGACTAAAAAGAAATAA
- the aroA gene encoding 3-phosphoshikimate 1-carboxyvinyltransferase — translation MEKLTLNPISRVEGEINLPGSKSLSNRALLLAALAKGTTRVTNLLDSDDIRHMLNALKALGVQYQLSEDKTICEVQGIGRAFQAQDGLSLFLGNAGTAMRPLAAALCLKGESKAQIILTGEPRMKERPIKHLVDALHQVGAEVQYLENEGYPPLAITNSGLNGGKVQIDGSISSQFLTALLMSAPLAENDMEIEIIGELVSKPYIDITLSMMKDFGVTVENRDYRTFLVKGNQIYIAPQGNYLVEGDASSASYFLAAGAIKGNVKVTGIGKKSIQGDRLFADVLEAMGAKITWGEDFIQAEQAPLKGVDMDMNHIPDAAMTIATTALFAEGETVIRNIYNWRVKETDRLAAMATELRKIGAIVEEGEDFIRIQPLELDKFQHAEIETYNDHRMAMCFSLIALSNTPVMILDPNCTAKTFPTYFTELEKLSVR, via the coding sequence ATGGAAAAATTAACATTAAATCCGATTTCTCGAGTAGAAGGGGAAATCAACTTACCCGGCTCAAAAAGCCTGTCTAATCGTGCATTATTACTGGCAGCATTAGCGAAAGGTACAACACGTGTTACCAATTTATTAGATAGTGATGATATTCGCCATATGCTTAATGCGTTAAAAGCCTTAGGTGTGCAGTATCAGCTTTCAGAAGACAAAACCATTTGTGAAGTACAAGGCATTGGCAGAGCTTTTCAAGCTCAAGATGGCTTATCACTCTTTTTAGGGAATGCAGGTACGGCAATGCGACCATTAGCCGCAGCATTGTGTTTAAAAGGCGAGAGCAAGGCTCAAATTATTTTGACAGGTGAGCCTCGAATGAAAGAACGTCCAATCAAGCATTTAGTTGATGCCTTACATCAAGTTGGGGCAGAAGTCCAATATTTAGAAAATGAAGGCTATCCGCCATTAGCCATAACAAATAGTGGCTTAAATGGTGGAAAAGTACAAATTGATGGCTCAATTTCCAGCCAGTTCTTAACCGCATTATTGATGTCTGCACCTTTAGCTGAAAATGATATGGAAATTGAAATTATTGGTGAGCTGGTTTCAAAACCTTATATCGATATTACGCTATCAATGATGAAAGATTTTGGGGTAACAGTTGAAAACCGTGATTACAGAACATTTTTGGTGAAAGGCAATCAAATCTATATCGCACCACAAGGCAATTATTTAGTAGAAGGTGATGCTTCATCTGCCTCTTATTTCTTAGCTGCTGGGGCAATTAAAGGTAATGTTAAAGTTACGGGCATTGGTAAAAAATCAATACAAGGCGACCGCTTGTTTGCTGATGTATTAGAGGCAATGGGGGCAAAAATCACTTGGGGTGAGGATTTTATCCAAGCAGAGCAAGCCCCATTAAAAGGTGTGGATATGGATATGAACCATATTCCTGATGCGGCAATGACGATTGCTACCACTGCCTTATTTGCGGAAGGGGAAACAGTTATTCGTAATATCTACAATTGGCGGGTAAAAGAAACTGACCGTTTAGCGGCAATGGCTACGGAATTACGCAAAATCGGGGCAATTGTTGAAGAAGGTGAAGATTTTATCCGTATTCAACCTCTTGAATTGGATAAATTCCAACACGCAGAAATTGAAACTTATAACGATCACCGAATGGCGATGTGTTTTTCATTAATTGCGTTGTCTAATACACCAGTAATGATTTTAGATCCAAACTGTACGGCAAAAACCTTCCCGACCTATTTTACTGAGTTAGAGAAATTATCGGTAAGATAG
- a CDS encoding calcium:proton antiporter, whose translation MPTVQKGHQPLPIWSLLLPIAAWIIYFVGVKESVFLQLVAGAFLIGSVLSAVHHAEVVAHKVGEPFGTIILALAITVLEVSLIVSLMVAGGDNTAYLARDTVFAAIMLILNGILGGCLLIGGLKHREQFFSQKSATTALVTLVVILVITLVLPNFTTSTEGATYSPSQLIFVAIASIVLYASFILIQTVRHRDYFLVEDDDNPSHHAEPPSTKVALISLLFLIICLGIVVFLAKALSPSIEQMVLGAGAPVALVGVIIAAVVLLPEGLAALTAARRNRLQTSINLALGSAVASIGLTIPAVAIVCVIYDINMVLGLDWKSMVLLSLSSFVAMLSLNHGQTNILYGIVLLVILATYVFTVIVP comes from the coding sequence ATGCCAACAGTACAAAAAGGTCATCAGCCTTTGCCGATTTGGTCGCTTCTATTACCTATTGCCGCTTGGATTATCTACTTTGTAGGCGTAAAAGAAAGCGTATTTTTACAATTAGTAGCCGGTGCTTTTTTAATTGGAAGTGTTTTATCAGCCGTTCATCACGCCGAAGTAGTTGCACATAAAGTAGGTGAGCCTTTTGGTACTATTATTCTTGCATTAGCCATTACTGTGCTCGAGGTATCACTTATTGTTTCACTAATGGTTGCCGGTGGTGATAACACTGCGTATTTAGCTCGAGATACCGTTTTTGCTGCAATAATGCTTATCCTAAACGGGATTTTAGGCGGTTGTTTGTTAATTGGTGGATTAAAACACCGTGAGCAATTTTTCAGCCAAAAATCAGCAACAACGGCATTAGTTACCTTAGTCGTAATTTTAGTGATTACTTTAGTATTACCGAACTTTACCACAAGTACAGAAGGTGCAACCTATAGCCCTTCTCAATTAATTTTTGTTGCAATTGCCTCTATTGTGCTTTATGCATCATTTATTTTAATTCAGACAGTTCGCCATCGTGATTATTTCTTAGTTGAAGATGATGACAACCCATCGCATCACGCAGAACCGCCTTCAACTAAAGTAGCATTAATAAGTTTATTATTTTTGATCATTTGTTTAGGTATTGTGGTATTTCTAGCTAAGGCACTTTCGCCATCTATTGAACAAATGGTGTTAGGTGCGGGTGCACCGGTAGCATTAGTAGGGGTAATTATTGCAGCAGTGGTGTTATTACCGGAAGGATTAGCTGCATTAACAGCAGCACGCCGTAACCGTTTACAAACCAGTATTAACCTTGCATTAGGCTCTGCTGTGGCAAGTATCGGCTTAACTATTCCGGCGGTAGCTATTGTTTGTGTAATTTATGATATCAATATGGTGCTGGGTTTAGACTGGAAATCAATGGTATTACTTTCACTTTCTTCTTTTGTGGCAATGCTTTCACTTAATCACGGTCAAACTAATATACTTTATGGTATCGTATTACTCGTAATTTTAGCGACTTATGTGTTTACTGTAATTGTTCCTTAG
- the hisC gene encoding histidinol-phosphate transaminase, with protein MQFFNIANEGVKSLSPYQAGKPIEELERELGIQNIIKLASNENPFGFPESAKQAIINQLDDLTRYPDSNGFDLKSTIAKKFNLQPNQITLGNGSNDLLELFAHTFASDKDEIIYSQYAFIVYPLVTKAINAVAREIPAKNWGHDLAGFLAAINEKTKLIFIANPNNPTGNFLTQAEIEAFLAKVPSNVIVVLDEAYTEFTAAEERIDSFGLLAKYPNLIVSRSLSKAYGLAGLRIGYAVSAPEIADLLNRVRQPFNCNSLALASAIAVMNDDTFVQKVAKNNRLEMARFEAFCQANGLDYIPSKGNFITIDFKRPAAPIYEALLREGVIVRPIAGYGMPNHLRVSIGLPEENDRFFTALLKVLA; from the coding sequence ATGCAATTTTTCAACATCGCCAATGAAGGGGTGAAATCGCTTTCGCCTTATCAAGCAGGAAAGCCTATTGAGGAATTAGAACGTGAATTGGGTATTCAAAATATCATCAAACTGGCTTCAAATGAAAATCCGTTTGGTTTCCCTGAAAGTGCTAAACAGGCGATTATCAACCAACTTGATGATTTAACGCGTTACCCTGATTCAAACGGGTTTGATCTTAAATCGACTATCGCAAAAAAATTCAACCTACAACCAAATCAAATTACTTTAGGTAATGGTTCAAATGATTTATTAGAGCTATTTGCTCATACCTTTGCCAGCGATAAAGATGAAATTATCTATTCGCAATATGCTTTTATTGTGTACCCTTTAGTCACAAAAGCGATTAATGCAGTTGCTCGTGAAATTCCTGCTAAAAATTGGGGGCACGATTTAGCGGGCTTTTTAGCAGCAATCAACGAAAAAACCAAGCTGATTTTTATTGCAAACCCAAATAACCCAACGGGTAACTTCTTAACGCAAGCTGAAATTGAGGCTTTCTTAGCAAAAGTGCCAAGCAATGTCATTGTGGTGTTAGATGAGGCTTATACCGAATTTACGGCTGCGGAAGAAAGAATTGATTCTTTCGGTTTATTAGCAAAATACCCAAATTTAATTGTTTCTCGCTCACTTTCTAAAGCCTATGGTTTAGCGGGGCTTCGTATTGGTTATGCGGTGTCAGCTCCTGAAATTGCGGACTTATTAAATCGTGTTCGCCAGCCGTTTAACTGCAACAGCCTTGCATTAGCTTCTGCTATTGCGGTGATGAATGATGATACTTTTGTACAAAAAGTTGCAAAAAATAACCGCTTGGAAATGGCTCGTTTTGAGGCATTTTGCCAAGCAAACGGGTTGGACTATATCCCATCTAAAGGTAATTTCATTACCATTGATTTTAAACGTCCTGCTGCTCCCATTTATGAAGCATTATTGCGTGAAGGTGTAATTGTTCGCCCCATTGCAGGTTACGGAATGCCAAATCATTTGCGTGTGAGTATTGGTCTGCCCGAAGAAAATGACAGATTTTTTACTGCTTTATTGAAAGTGTTAGCTTAA
- the rlmE gene encoding 23S rRNA (uridine(2552)-2'-O)-methyltransferase RlmE, whose translation MGRKRSASSSRWLAEHFKDQFVQKAHKQKLRSRAYFKLDEIQQTDRLFKPGMTVVDLGAAPGGWSQYVVTQIGSKGRVIACDILDMNPIVGVDFLQGDFREESVLNALLERVGEDKVDVVMSDMAPNFSGMPSVDIPRAMYLVELALDMCRQVLAPKGSFVVKVFQGEGFDEYLREIRSLFSVVKVRKPEASRDRSREVYIVATGYKG comes from the coding sequence ATGGGTAGAAAACGTAGTGCAAGTTCCTCTCGTTGGCTTGCGGAACATTTTAAAGATCAATTTGTACAAAAAGCACATAAGCAAAAATTACGCTCTCGTGCATATTTTAAATTAGATGAAATTCAGCAAACCGACCGTTTATTTAAACCGGGTATGACGGTTGTTGATTTAGGTGCAGCACCGGGTGGCTGGTCGCAATATGTGGTTACACAAATCGGTAGTAAAGGCAGAGTTATTGCTTGTGATATTTTAGATATGAACCCGATTGTCGGTGTGGATTTTTTACAAGGCGATTTCCGTGAAGAATCAGTTCTGAATGCGTTATTGGAGCGTGTTGGGGAAGATAAAGTTGATGTGGTAATGTCTGATATGGCACCTAATTTCAGCGGTATGCCTTCTGTTGATATTCCTCGTGCGATGTATTTGGTAGAATTAGCATTAGATATGTGCCGTCAAGTATTAGCACCAAAAGGCAGCTTTGTGGTTAAGGTGTTTCAGGGGGAAGGATTTGATGAGTATCTCAGAGAAATTCGTTCACTATTTAGTGTAGTAAAAGTCAGAAAACCGGAGGCTTCAAGAGATCGTTCTCGAGAAGTTTATATAGTTGCAACGGGCTATAAAGGCTAG
- the ftsH gene encoding ATP-dependent zinc metalloprotease FtsH: protein MVKNILLWVVVAIVMMTAYEGFNSNFGGASNTVPYSTFLSDIKENRLKGVDFKQNDDTIVVTKNDGATYQTVMPMYDEYLMADLAKTNAVITGQPAERRGLLSQILISWFPMLLLIGFYIFYMRQMQGGGGRGAMGFGKSKAKMLTADEVKTRFSDVAGCDEAKEEVGEVVEFLRDPSKFQKLGGRIPKGILMVGPPGTGKTLLAKAIAGEARVPFFTMAGSDFVEMFVGVGASRVRDLFDQAKKNAPCIIFIDEIDAVGRKRGGAGFSGGHDEREQTLNQMLVEMDGFEGSEGVIIIAATNRADVLDDALTRPGRFDRQVTVDLPNVKGREQILKVHLKKVPLAEGVDPMQIARGTPGYSGAQLANLVNEAALFAARKNKRVVTMEDFEEARDKINMGPERRSNTMTEKEIINTAYHEAGHVIVGYLMPEHDPLNKVTIVPRGQALGFAQFLPEGDRVSETFTKLESQLSTLFAGRIAEGLIFGEDKITTGASSDIHRATQIARAMVTQWGFSKELGPIFYQNEDGMGAIKGVSEESQKLIDTEMRKIIDRNYQRAKQTLEENMDILHAMKDALLKYETLDSKQIDDLMARRPVGEPSGWSDTPTKDDNATPPSGEQAADTTSITLDDKPTKDNNIGDSLADTKAEH from the coding sequence ATGGTTAAAAATATTTTGCTTTGGGTGGTGGTTGCCATTGTAATGATGACTGCCTACGAAGGCTTCAATTCTAATTTTGGTGGAGCTTCGAACACTGTGCCATATTCGACTTTTTTGAGTGATATTAAAGAAAATCGCTTAAAAGGGGTCGATTTCAAACAGAATGACGACACTATTGTGGTTACCAAGAACGATGGTGCAACCTACCAAACAGTAATGCCAATGTATGATGAATATCTAATGGCAGATTTAGCGAAAACCAATGCAGTGATTACAGGACAACCGGCAGAGCGTCGTGGTTTGTTATCGCAAATCTTGATTTCGTGGTTCCCAATGTTGCTATTGATCGGCTTCTACATCTTCTATATGCGACAAATGCAAGGCGGGGGTGGTCGAGGTGCAATGGGCTTTGGTAAAAGCAAAGCGAAAATGCTGACGGCAGATGAAGTCAAAACCCGTTTCTCTGATGTTGCCGGCTGTGATGAAGCAAAAGAAGAAGTAGGTGAAGTCGTTGAATTCTTGCGTGATCCAAGCAAATTCCAAAAACTAGGCGGACGTATCCCAAAAGGGATCTTAATGGTTGGACCTCCGGGAACTGGTAAAACCTTATTGGCAAAAGCAATTGCCGGTGAAGCTCGCGTGCCGTTCTTTACGATGGCGGGTTCGGACTTCGTTGAGATGTTCGTTGGTGTGGGTGCTTCACGCGTGCGTGATCTTTTCGACCAAGCGAAGAAAAATGCCCCTTGTATCATCTTTATTGATGAAATTGATGCAGTAGGTCGTAAACGTGGCGGTGCCGGCTTTAGTGGCGGACACGATGAGCGTGAACAAACTCTAAACCAAATGCTAGTGGAAATGGACGGTTTTGAAGGCTCTGAAGGTGTAATTATCATTGCAGCGACCAACCGTGCTGATGTGCTCGATGATGCTTTAACCCGTCCGGGTCGTTTTGACCGCCAAGTAACGGTTGATTTACCGAATGTAAAAGGTCGTGAGCAGATCTTGAAAGTTCACTTGAAAAAAGTACCGCTTGCAGAAGGTGTTGATCCTATGCAAATTGCTCGTGGTACACCGGGTTATTCAGGGGCACAATTAGCGAACTTAGTGAATGAAGCTGCATTGTTTGCAGCACGTAAAAATAAACGTGTAGTAACAATGGAAGATTTTGAAGAAGCCCGTGATAAAATCAATATGGGTCCGGAACGTCGTTCAAACACAATGACGGAAAAAGAGATTATTAACACGGCTTATCACGAAGCTGGACACGTTATTGTCGGTTATTTAATGCCGGAACACGATCCATTGAATAAAGTAACTATTGTACCTCGTGGTCAAGCACTCGGTTTTGCACAGTTCTTACCGGAAGGCGACCGTGTAAGTGAGACCTTCACCAAATTAGAAAGTCAGCTTTCAACTTTATTTGCAGGTCGTATCGCTGAAGGTTTGATTTTCGGGGAAGATAAAATCACCACAGGGGCATCATCAGATATTCACCGTGCGACCCAAATTGCACGAGCAATGGTAACGCAATGGGGCTTCTCAAAAGAACTAGGTCCTATCTTCTATCAGAATGAAGATGGAATGGGGGCGATTAAAGGGGTATCTGAAGAATCGCAAAAATTAATTGATACTGAAATGCGTAAGATCATTGATAGAAACTATCAGCGTGCGAAGCAAACGCTAGAAGAAAATATGGATATCTTACACGCAATGAAAGATGCCTTATTGAAGTACGAAACCTTAGATAGCAAACAAATTGATGATTTAATGGCTCGTCGTCCGGTAGGAGAACCATCAGGTTGGAGTGATACACCGACTAAAGATGATAATGCAACACCACCAAGTGGTGAACAAGCAGCTGATACTACTTCTATCACGTTAGATGATAAGCCAACTAAGGATAACAATATTGGTGATTCCCTTGCTGATACTAAAGCGGAACACTAA